The Lonchura striata isolate bLonStr1 chromosome Z, bLonStr1.mat, whole genome shotgun sequence genome window below encodes:
- the DCTN3 gene encoding dynactin subunit 3, which produces MAAGAAELRRLQWRLEELEQRVGLGGCGPQKVADELVKVQVALNNIAGKRERIKILFKKIEDIIKYLDPQYIDRMAVPDTMKLQFILAEEQAIPARAALLEQVKNLQPILDSTSIQAVPDHAAKLQRLSQIHIQQQEKRHDLTDSVKTLLEDYNKMTLLLSKQFVQWNEILTRLEVAKQAKPVAE; this is translated from the exons AtggcggcgggcgctgcggaGCTGCGGCGGCTGCAGTGgcggctggaggagctggaacaACGCGTCGGCCTCGGCGGCTGCGGGCCGCAAAAG GTGGCAGACGAGCTGGTGAAGGTACAGGTGGCGCTGAACAATATCGCCGGCAAGAGGGAGAGGATCAAAATCCTGTTTAAGAAGA TTGAAGATATAATAAAATACCTTGACCCCCAGTACATTGACAGGATGGCTGTTCCAGACACTATGAAGCTGCAGTTCATCTTGGCAG AGGAACAGGCTATTCCTGCCCGTGCAGCCCTTCTGGAGCAAGTGAAGAACCTCCAGCCTATCTTGGACAGCACCAGTATCCAAG CGGTTCCTGACCATGCAGCCAAACTGCAGAGGCTCTCACAGATCCACATACAGCAGCAG GAGAAGCGTCACGATCTCACTGACAGTGTCAAGACACTCCTTGAGGATTACAACAAAATG ACTTTGCTTCTCTCCAAGCAGTTTGTGCAGTGGAATGAAATCCTGACACGCCTGGAAGTGGCCAAACAAGCAAAACCTGTGGCAGAGtga
- the RPP25L gene encoding ribonuclease P protein subunit p25-like protein, with translation MENYKKTKIVEKPCPPPFTDLPADIIEMKVKDGSKIRNLMGYAMSKMEQDSVRQILFTGSGKAVSKTITCVEIMKRRLKELHQITKVLFKQIEEIWEPIVPEAGLDALTVKRNIPAICVLLSKDALDPQESGYQAPGSFDAFWTETLKAESQGQMKRKQGGGRGAASTGKHPRSTRGMPWGP, from the coding sequence ATGGAGAACTATAAGAAGACCAAAATTGTGGAGAaaccttgtcctcctcctttcACTGACCTGCCTGCTGATATTATTGAAATGAAGGTGAAGGACGGGAGCAAAATTAGGAATCTGATGGGCTATGCCATGAGCAAGATGGAGCAGGACTCAGTGAGGCAGATTCTTTTCACTGGCTCAGGCAAGGCTGTTAGCAAGACCATTACCTGTGTGGAAATCATGAAACGAAGGCTCAAGGAGCTGCACCAGATCACCAAAGTGCTCTTCAAACAGATTGAAGAAATCTGGGAACCCATTGTGCCTGAGGCAGGCCTCGATGCCTTGACAGTGAAGAGAAACATTCCTGCCATATGTGTCCTGCTGAGCAAAGATGCCCTGGATCCTCAGGAGTCAGGATACCAGGCCCCAGGATCTTTTGATGCCTTCTGGACTGAGACACTGAAAGCAGAATCACAGGGCCAGATGAAGAGGAAGCAGGGTGGAGGCCggggagctgccagcacagggaagcACCCTCGCTCCACCAGGGGAATGCCGTGGGGGCCCTGA
- the ENHO gene encoding adropin — MAAALSTGAIVAISFNCVIVLLILILFLILCKACRTPSCPKKTPASDVDESRNEEKYLLQP; from the coding sequence ATGGCGGCTGCTCTCTCCACCGGAGCGATTGTGGCAATTTCTTTTAACTGTGTCATTGTgttgctcatcctcatcctcttcctcatcctctgcAAAGCCTGCAGGACCCCCTCATGTCCCAAGAAGACCCCAGCTTCTGATGTGGATGAATCAAGGAATGAAGAGAAGTACCTGCTGCAGCCTTGA